From a single Miscanthus floridulus cultivar M001 chromosome 8, ASM1932011v1, whole genome shotgun sequence genomic region:
- the LOC136476034 gene encoding probable serine/threonine-protein kinase SIS8: MSRMKHLLRKLHLAGGPAGGAGAAPDHHRPRHRRSGHPPPPPPPPGAAAVVVAAGGPEPPQPAVTPAAAAVSVAPAAEEPRGLGAEAATTRLEEDYQVRLALAISASDHAGLVDADSVQIRAAELISLGAAAGCGPHDRSPAEALSARYWNHSVVNYDEQLPDGFYDVCGAQLHPGFQAKFPSLNYLRAVPLGCDVAFLAILVDREHDPALKRLEDRAAQIAAQTRAQHGGAASAELAQKIVGLIVNAMGGLVEDADGMNREWSIKSRELSLQLNSVVLPLGSLRVGLSRHRSLLFKVLADRVNLPCKLVKGICYTGTDEGAVNLVKVDFDSTEYIIDLMGAPGTLIPSDISGSQFQDSNNSELSSDAIEESVAELCLALEQINGGYENKNTIGGCSSGHSSILALTSSHLGDLSQTEFKQNVVSEKKNEGDISEHVKVDDVSKYIVPEVVDPQFAQNLHDLLLESGALLPSDLLSDQNSHNIHEKESTGWLLISQTTQNLPNAFVAKDSSSPDEDAQHPVENTGEVIRDLDLHGHTASAISNEDQRAAEGSSVNMSGSSNGNLDKLSWSSAKTISSVIDDVAEYEIPWEDLDIGERIGLGSYGEVYHADWNGTEVAVKKFLDQDLSGVSLEQFKCEVRIMSRLRHPNVVLFLGYVTQPPNLSILTEYLPRGSLYRLLHRPNSRIDEVRRLKMALDVAKGMNYLHSSHPTIVHRDLKSPNLLVDKNWVVKVSDFGMSRLKHHTFLSSKSTAGTPEWMAPEVLRNEPSNEKCDVYSFGVILWELATMRVPWSGLNPMQVVGAVGFQHRRLDIPKDVDPQVASIISSCWDNDPSKRPAFSQLLSPLKQLQHLVVTESC, translated from the exons ATGTCCCGCATGAAGCACTTGCTACGCAAACTCCACCTCGCCGGGGGCCCcgccggcggcgcgggcgcggcgcccGACCACCACCGCCCGAGGCACCGCCGCTCGgggcacccgccgccgccgccgccgccgccgggggcgGCGGCGGTCGTCGTTGCGGCGGGGGGCCCCGAGCCGCCGCAGCCAGCGGTTACTCCCGCCGCCGCGGCTGTGTCGGTCGCCCCCGCGGCGGAGGAGCCCAGGGGCCTCGGGGCGGAGGCGGCCACGACGCGGCTGGAGGAGGACTACCAGGTGCGGCTCGCGCTCGCCATCTCCGCGTCGGACCACGCGGGGCTCGTCGACGCGGACTCCGTCCAGATCCGCGCTGCCGAGCTCATCAGCCTCGGGGCCGCCGCCGGGTGCGGGCCCCACGACCGGAGCCCCGCGGAGGCCCTCTCCGCGCGGTACTGGAACCACAGCGTCGTCAACTACGACGAGCAGCTCCCCGACGGCTTCTACGACGTCTGTGGCGCGCAGCTGCATCCCGGCTTCCAGGCCAAGTTCCCCTCGCTCAACTACCTCAGGGCGGTCCCGCTTGGGTGCGATGTCGCCTTCCTGGCCATCTTGGTGGATCGGGAGCACGATCCTGCCCTAAAACGACTGGAAGATAGGGCTGCACAGATTGCTGCGCAGACGAGGGCACAGCACGGTGGAGCTGCTTCAGCTGAGCTTGCACAGAAGATTGTGGGTCTCATTGTTAATGCGATGGGCGGTCTAGTTGAGGATGCTGATGGTATGAACAGGGAATGGAGCATCAAGAGCCGCGAGCTCTCTCTCCAGCTAAACAGTGTCGTTCTTCCACTTGGTTCGCTTCGGGTTGGGCTGTCACGGCACAGATCACTGCTATTTAAG GTACTTGCTGACCGAGTTAACCTACCATGTAAGCTTGTGAAAGGAATATGTTATACCGGCACAGATGAAGGAGCTGTTAACTTGGTCAAAGTTGATTTTGACAG CACGGAATATATTATTGATCTGATGGGAGCTCCAGGCACCTTAATCCCTTCAGACATTTCTGGGAGTCAGTTTCAGGACTCCAACAATAGCGAACTGAGCAGTGATGCCATTGAAGAGAGTGTCGCAGAATTGTGCTTAGCTCTTGAGCAGATTAATGGTGGATATGAGAACAAAAATACCATTGGAGGATGCTCATCTGGTCACAGTTCTATTTTAGCGCTCACGAGTTCACACCTGGGAGATTTATCTCAAACAGAATTTAAACAAAATGTTGTCTCTGAGAAAAAAAATGAAGGGGATATTTCTGAGCATGTTAAAGTCGATGATGTTTCCAAGTATATTGTGCCTGAAGTAGTGGACCCACAGTTTGCACAAAATTTGCATGACTTACTTTTGGAGAGTGGCGCATTGCTACCCTCTGATTTATTATCTGATCAAAATAGTCACAACATTCACGAGAAAGAAAGTACAGGATGGTTATTGATTTCTCAAACAACACAAAATTTGCCAAATGCTTTTGTAGCTAAAGATTCTTCATCACCTGATGAAGATGCACAACACCCTGTGGAAAATACAGGAGAAGTCATAAGAGATTTGGACTTGCATGGTCATACTGCTAGTGCTATTTCCAACGAGGATCAAAGGGCTGCTGAAGGTTCTTCGGTGAACATGTCAGGAAGTAGCAATGGAAATTTGGACAAGTTGAGCTGGTCTAGTGCGAAAACTATCAGCTCTGTTATAGATGACGTTGCTGAATACGAAATACCATGGGAGGATCTTGATATTGGAGAACGTATTGGTTTAG GTTCCTATGGGGAAGTTTATCATGCGGACTGGAATGGCACG GAGGTTGCAGTGAAGAAATTTCTTGACCAGGATTTATCAGGTGTTTCACTAGAGCAATTTAAATGTGAA GTGAGAATAATGTCAAGGTTAAGGCATCCCAATGTCGTTCTTTTCTTGGGATATGTGACACAACctcctaatctctctatattAACTGAGTACCTCCCAAG GGGGAGTCTATATCGCCTGTTGCATAGGCCAAATAGTCGAATTGATGAAGTACGGAGGCTAAAAATGGCACTAGATGTG GCAAAAGGGATGAACTACCTGCACTCTAGCCATCCTACCATTGTTCACCGTGACCTGAAATCCCCCAATCTTTTAGTGGATAAAAATTGGGTTGTTAAG GTGTCTGACTTTGGCATGTCAAGGTTGAAACATCATACTTTTCTTTCCTCTAAGTCAACTGCTGGAACA CCAGAGTGGATGGCACCTGAGGTACTACGAAATGAACCATCTAATGAGAA GTGTGATGTCTACAGTTTTGGAGTAATCCTGTGGGAACTAGCAACCATGCGTGTACCATGGAGTGGGTTGAATCCAATGCAAGTTGTAGGAGCAGTTGGATTCCAGCACAGACGACTAGACATTCCCAAGGATGTGGATCCGCAGGTGGCTAGCATAATATCTTCATGTTGGGATAA CGATCCGAGCAAAAGGCCAGCGTTCTCCCAGCTCCTGTCCCCTCTAAAGCAATTACAGCATTTAGTTGTTACAGAAAGCTGCTGA